The Cicer arietinum cultivar CDC Frontier isolate Library 1 chromosome 1, Cicar.CDCFrontier_v2.0, whole genome shotgun sequence genome contains the following window.
AATGATATGAGGAATTGTGGGGAAGATATGAACGATGTAAATATCGTTGAGAAAATACTTAGATCTCTCACAGACAACTTCAATTTTGTTGTATGCTCAATTGAAGAGTCTAAGGACATTGATCTCCTAACTATGGATGAGCTGCAAAGTCCACTGCTAGTTCATGAGCAAAAAGTGAGAGAGAAAAGGAGTGAAGAATAGGTGTTGCAAGTTCAGCATGGCACAAGGATTGGACGTGGAAGAGGAAGAAACAACTTTCAAAGAGGAAGTAACAGCCACGTGAGGGGACGAGGAAAGGCCAGAACATTTGTAAACAGAAATGCTATTGTATGCTATCGATGTCAAAAGCAAGGACACTACCAATTTGAATGTCCAAATCTAGAAAGGGAAGCAAACTATGTTGAGTTTGATGAGGAAGAGGAGCTGCTCTTAATGGCCCATGCTGAAATTATAGATACTAATGACAAAGGGATATGGTTTCTCGATTCTGGTTGTTCGAATCACATGACAGGAAATAAAAAGTGGTTCGTTGAACTAGATGAAGGTTTCAGACGTACTGTTAGATTGGGAAACAGCTCGAGAATGTCTGTGTTGGGAAAAGGAAGTGTCAGGTTTGAAGTGGAAGGAATAACTCAAACTGTGAGTGATGTTTACTTTGTGCCAGACCTAACCAACAATTTGTTGAGCATAGGTCAACTCCAAGAAAGGCGAGTGTCCATCATAATAAAAGAAGGTGCATGCAAAATTTATCATCCTCAAAGAGGGAAAATTGTAGACAGCAAGATGACTCTAAACCGGATGTTTATAATCTATGCTACGTTGAAACCACTTCCAGGGAGATGCTTAAAAGCTGAAGAGGAGGACTTGGAAGACCTTTGGCATAGAAGGTATGGGCAGTAAATCACAAGTTCATTACTGCCATGCAGAAGAAGCAGATGGTGAAAGGGCTACCAAAACTCAAGGAAACTACTGCTGTTTGCGAGGTGTGTAACATTGGCAAGCAACATCGAGACAAAATACCAAAGAAAAGTCATTGGAGGGCATCTGAAAAACTTGAATTAGTGCATGGTGATCTGTGTGGACCAATATCTCCAATCTCTCACAGTGGTAAAAGGTATTTGCTAATGCTTGTAGATGATTATTCTCGCAAGACTTGGATTTATTTTCTTGCAGAAAAAGGTGAAAACATTTGAGATATTCAAATGCTTCAAGAATCTGGTTGAGAAAGAAGCTCAGAAAGCAATATGTTGTTTACGAACAAATAGGGGAGGGGAATTCACCTCAAACAAGTTCAATCAGTTCTGCATAGAGCATGGCATCAAAAGACAATTAACAGCTGCTTtcactccacaacaaaatggagttgctgaacgAAGAAATCGAACGATTATGAATATGGTGCGTTGTGTACTCACTGAGAAAAATATGCCAAAGATTTTGTGGCCAGAAGCTGCAAAGTGGACCAACCATGTGATAAACAGAAGCCTTACCAAAGCAGTAAAAGAGGTGGTGCCAGAAGAAAAATGGAGTGGACTGAAACCTACAGTTGACTATTTCAGAGTGTTTGGATCCATTGCTCATGTCCATATACCTGAGCAAAAGAGAACTAAACTAGACGATAAAAGTCACAAATGTATCTTACTTTGAGAAAAGGAGAATAAAACTAGACGATAGAAGCCACAAATGTATCTTACTTGGAGTGAGTGATGAATCCAAGGCTTATCGTTTATATGATCCAGTGTTGAAGAAAATCACAGTTAGCAAGGATGTCATATTTGAAGAAGGAGAAAAATGGAATTGGAACCTGAACTCagaagaaacaaaacaaaatactcTTGATTGGGGTGATGATGGAACTTCAATGGAGGAGTCTGACGAGGAATCAGATGTAGAACGAGAAGTA
Protein-coding sequences here:
- the LOC140918973 gene encoding uncharacterized protein, whose translation is MAESSNFTTPCLPKFDGDYDHWSLIMENLLRSKEYWSIIEAGIHEPKENEQISAAKQKELDETKLKDRKAKNYLFQAIDKSILKTITQKETAKQLWESMKVKYQGSARVKRAQLQRFRRTFETLEMKTGESVSDYFGRVMETANDMRNCGEDMNDVNIVEKILRSLTDNFNFVVCSIEESKDIDLLTMDELQSPLLVHEQKQGHYQFECPNLEREANYVEFDEEEELLLMAHAEIIDTNDKGIWFLDSGCSNHMTGNKKWFVELDEGFRRTVRLGNSSRMSVLGKGSVRFEVEGITQTVSDVYFVPDLTNNLLSIGQLQERRVSIIIKEGACKIYHPQRGKIVDSKMTLNRMFIIYATLKPLPGRCLKAEEEDLEDLWHRRYGQ